Part of the Zea mays cultivar B73 chromosome 4, Zm-B73-REFERENCE-NAM-5.0, whole genome shotgun sequence genome is shown below.
TGTTGCACAGCAGGAAAATGAAAGAATCAAAGGAGGCATTGGTGAGCAAGGTATGTCGTGCTTGTTAGCATTAATGGTTTGTATATAATTATGTAATTAAGTTGTTTAATTATGATAATAATGTGTTATAGGGACCAAGGACAACAGATACATTATATAGGTTCGAAGTGAGAGTCTCTAGAGCATACACCAGAGCTGTTATGAATAGATTCGAGGAATCAATGAAATACGCCACTGCATACAAAATATTAAAGGACCCAGACGGATGTGATAATGAATGGATCGTACAGCATACAAAACGGTCTAATAAAATTGTGTGGGGACAACAACAATTCAAGATATCAGCAGACATAGAAGCTGGGGAGTatacatgcgagtgcaaacagtggGAACATACAGGTTTGTACGTATTATGTTGGTTAGCATAATAAATTTGCATACTAGATAATTTGATGATTGAAGCACAATTAATGTATATTTTTGAAATAATGGTTCGTTATCATGTTTTCAGGTCTATTGTGTGTTCATCTTTTAAGAGCCTTCATGCATCTTCAAGTTGAAAAGATACCTTCAAAGTATATATTGCAAAGGTACACTGTCTCATCAAGAAAAGATGTTCCGTTTGAAAGAATTGATAAGAGCTTCAGGGGGAAGGATGGAGTTACTAAATCATACAGACAGAAAATGTTGTTAACGAAAACTATGAAAGTAGTTCGTCAGGCGTGTATGTCAAAAGCAGGGTACGATAAGGCGATGGATGTGTTGGATGAGCTCGATGTCGTTCTAAGCCGTTTGGAGCCAGATATTGGATGTAATGAGTCAACAGATGTTAGTgataatgaggaagacaaggtaaTAATATTGCAGATGTTTTAGTGTTATACTATTTGTAATATAAATTATGCATAAGTAACATGTTATTTTGTACCAGGAAGAAGAGTTGAATAAAAGTAATGCTAGCGATGGGATGGAAGATGACAATACAGTTACATGTTATGATAAGGTATGTAAAAGATATATTTTAAGCTTGCATGAAGTAGTGTATATAATGAATATATAATATCAATGTAATAAGCAAATAATATTTTGTAGGATTCGCATAACACCAGGACTGGATGTGAACATGCATTAACAATAATAACAACTGGTAACCAGGTACATAttaaaataatattgtttatttgtATAAATTGAAAATATAATTTTATGCTGCATGTAAATGTTGATGTATTTGGGTTGGGCTTTAAAGGAGGACAACATGAGATTTTCACATGAGGTTGGTGATACAAGTTCTCCGTATCACGTAGCACATGAACAATTGGAAAATATTGCTGCATCGTCAGAAGCTAAAAAGGTGAGCATTGATAAATGATTTTACTGATTGGTATAAATATATGTAATTATGCATATACTAAATAGTAACGTCTATTATTGTGCAGAGGTTGAATTTTAATgtggatgttataaatctgagTATGCCGGATCGCGCAAGACCAAAGGGACGGACAATAAAAAATTCAGAAGAAAGGATTATGAGACTAGGTGCGAAAGGAGAGAAAAAGAAGAATAGGAGATGCCATTTGTGTGGAATAGCAGATGGGCATAACAGCAGAACATGTCTGTCTGTGGAAGAGAACAGGGCAAGGCTAGCAAAACTGTCTAATCGAAAGAGAGGACGGCCAGCTGGATCAAGACTAAACAATAAAACAACTGCTCCACAGTGGAATGAAACATCGACTGCAAAAAAACATCGTATTGATGAAGAAGTGGAAAATGAAGAAGTCGATGAGCATCTGGATTTGGGCGAATAATTTGAAGTGTGACTAACGAGTGGTCGATTTAGAAGAAACTTGTAATATCACAATGACTTATGCTTTATTTTGTTCGAACTTCAGTAGTTTGCATGAAAGGGTTATATAATGCGTAGATATGAAACTATTAAATGCTGCGTAAATATAGTCAAGTACACAAATTATGTAACTGAATATGCACAACAAATTGGCATTGAACGTTTAGCGATCAGAAGGTCTGGACATTAATGTTATATAAAACTGTATACACTTAACAATAATAATCGAATGGAGTGCATACGTCGGTTTCACACTTCAAATACAACAAACATGATATAGCATAAACACTTGTGGAGATTAGCATAATTCGCGTAAAAAATGTAAAAAAAATGAACCTAGTGTATATAAAATAATGAAGTATATATTATGCATAAAACTTGAATATTGAAACAATATGATAATACAAAATAGCCAAACCTTGGAAGCAAAAAGATTAAGCAACTCACAAACTGGATATGAACTAACATAGAATTTGTTAACAGATAACATAAATAGCCATGCTGGCAACAATTATGTTTGACACACTTCAGATAAAGCTGTTGCGCAGTAGCATAGACATTAGCCACATTGAACATAAGTGGCACACAGAGTATCAAACACATTATGAGAGGCCTGACATAAGTGACTTAACAAGTAACATAAACAGTTTTGTTCATCCCACAGGGAATCATGATCAGGTATTCTATCTAAGTCTTGGCTTTCAAACagcggcgcctccttggagaataCTTGAAAGGCAGCAGTTCTGCAGGAAGGGGGGCAACCATGTTGTTGCGATGAAAGGTAAGGTAATGCAGAACAAAGGCACGTTGGTCCAATGGTTCATCCTGAAATAACCATAATATCAATTTTATGGTAGAATAAAATCTGGAGTAATATATGCAAGAATAGAAAACTAATTTAGTGACATACCGGAGTATAAAATTCTGATAAGTGACCATCATCAAAATCGTAGTAGCGGAGGAAGTTTGCAACAAAAAAACCACAATCATTTGACCCTGGTGTCATGGTTGGACAGTTGGGAAGAAGCCCAATCTTGTAGTTGCCAAACTTTGGTACAGTTGACTCAGGTCGAGCTTCATGTAAGGCAATGCTAAGTCTTCTCATTATGAGTCTGGACCAAGGTATCTTCGTTCCATTTATCATCATTTGATCATTATGGATTTGTTTCCATGTAGTGCCTCCAAGCAATGTACCATAAGGGTTTGAATCTAAGATGTCTATGCGACGACGTTCAAAATTGATTGCATAAAGGGTCCAGTGGCCTCGGCGTAGCATAGGAACCAGTATCTGTTAAATATATATGTAAAATTATGAATGATTTATACTATGCATATGAAACATTAAAACTAATACAACATAAAACTAGTAACCAAAAGTACACTATAACATTTGTACAAATGAAACTGATTAGAACTCACCAATTTAATCTGGTTTAGAACATCATCTGAAGGTAGGGTCGGTTCAAGATGTTCTTTAAGAAGGGTTGTTGTGAAGGGCTGTGGATTTGAACTGTGTTGTTCAAACTCCTCAATATTCAAAACGGTCTGGACAAATAAAATAACTTGATTGGTATTATATATTTATAAAGTAAGAGTTGCAATAAGATACAAAGTTGTGGAGAAACAATTACCCCAACGTTGACGTTCAGTATTAGAGTGTTGATTACAGAATCTGGATTGTATAAAACATCATCCTGACGAATACAGTCGATAAATCCCTGCATGAAAGTATTCTCAAGACATTTGTTGGGACCAAACGACTGGACAACATCAAGTACAGACCCTCCAAatcctccaaaattaatgatagaCCTGGGGAAAAAACTTTGATTTAAATCCTTCTAATTGTACTTAATTGGAATTTGAATAACGAATACATACATGCTCGGATCTAGTTGTCCTGACAAAATGAACTTAAGGAGGTTGCGAGCACAGTCTTCACGTGACACGTGGGGATGTTCAGCTTCTGCGTCTTTACAGGAACTATCCTTTGCAACCAGGTCAGTAGTTGCCTAATATATGAATAAATGTTAGTAAACATTTGCATAAATATGTATGTCTTATTGTATAAATAAGAAAAAGATGAAAATTACAACATGTCTTACATCTGTCAATGGGGTTTTATCAAACAGAGGTGCACCAGATACAGGAGTATCATGTGTAACAGATTTTTGTCCTTCCTGTAACCAATAAATTTATTAATAAAAACGTAATGAAACATAGGGAAAAATTAATATTATATAGCATAATATGATGAAGGTGTAAATACTTACACTATTTATTTTTGGTGTTAACTTAGGATCAGCAGGCTTGTCTGTTGTGGGAGCCTGGGAAGTTAAAAAAAAAAATAAAGCATGCATATATATTACTGTTACTTGCATATATTGTAACTGAAAGAATGATAATAATGATATAAGGAAGTCAAACATTAGATTTTGGAGTCTTGTCAAAAATAGGATCATCCATAGCTTTAGCTTTTTTGCAGACGTTCCCACTGACAATCTATAATGGAAACAACTGAGATTTGAATAAACGGTAACTTGTATGCAGAATAGAATATATGCATATTATATATAGTTTGTATGAGAAAACTTACATCATCTGATACTTTGATATGATCAGTAGGAACATGGCTTTCCTGATCATGTTGTTGTTTATCAGGTGTTGGAACAGTTGGTGTGGATACAGGATCATTTGTTGGAGGCATTGAGgtagtggggggggggggggttatctACATTTGGAACATATAATAATATATTAGTTGTTACTGAATATAACAGCATTATAAATAGTGAACTTGATTAGttttaaaaaaataaacataAATACTAAAACCTTGTGGCTGTGAATCGCGCTGCGTTGCAGCTCTCAAAACTTCATCTATCATTTCACCAAATGTTTCAGAGAGTTCAATCTGCTTCGAAACAATCATCTGATGGCTCGACTGTAGGGAGTCACAGTATTTATCCACCTCTTTGTCATGAGCATCAAACAATGATTGAAACATTGGACGCTGCTGGGAGGGCAAACATTGCAACTTGtgtccaatcaaattcttgatacGAGGCACATATATGTTGAAAACGGCAGAAGCAGGCCGTTCTGGAGCAATGACGTAACACGTTTCTGAACGGCTACGAAACTGTATAAAAGCAAATAGATCAGTTAGCAGTGATAATATTTTAACATATGCATAACAGGACAAAAAAATTGTTTGTGTCTAACCTCTGCATATCCGAATGGTTCACCAGTtttacggggggggggggggggggggcgtctgTCAGCCCGAGCCAACTGTCTTATGGTCTCATTGTCAAAAAACTTAATGCGTGGAGTACCATATTTGTTATCCGGAGCAGCAGGGTGATGTAGGTGATCAAGATAGTGAATCTGTAAAAAAGGAATGCACAAATATATAAAATTAGTACATAACAAATATTTGCATACCATGTATATGCACAGTTAACAAGATAAAATTACTTACTAAAACAATGAGTGAGCATCCATATATTGTTGCTGTGATGTTAGTTTTGTTCCTTTTATGCCAACGTGTGGCAGCATCGCACAAATCCGTGTAAACTAGTTGACACCAGTCAATATCAGCCATTCGGGCCATGTTTGAAGTCATGAGCACCTCATTGTTTGTAATGCCCCAAGATGCAGAAGGAAACAGAAGTCGATTGAATAGAATGAGAAAAAAACATCTAATTGATAGCTCATCATCGTTGCCAAGCACTATCTTATCTTGAAGCTTGACAACATCAAATTCTTCTTTACAGACATTGAGATGACGTCTCAGATTAGCAGCAGCATCGATTTCACCGTACCAATCAGTAAACTCTCTACCTCCTCCGGCACATGGCAACCCCAAAATGAGATGAACCGTATCTTTTGTTATCTTAAGTTCTTTGCCAGCCCCTGGGCGTATGGTCATGTCATTTGGATCTAATTTGTCCATCAACCACCTGATAAGTGATCTGCTCTCCAATGCATCAGTTCGCAAATCAAATATGCTAGAAAATCCCAACCTAGCGACGGCATCACGCTGCCGATCGCTCATTATCCATGATGATACAATAACATCCAAGGGAATGCATCGGATATTCAATTTCTGGAAGCATAAATGAATATTCATTAATACAGAAAGTATATATATAGGTAGAACTAATGATACTATATTTATTACAGGCTTGTAAATAACTAGTCTAAAACACTAAAAAAAGTAAACACCATATTTGTTGATAATAATATGCATAAATGTAAAGTGGGGGAAAATTCAACATTGATTGGGCACCATGATTAACACATGAATAAACATAAAATATATACATATTACCTGTGATTTGACAGGAGACTTCTTTTTAGGAGAGTTTTTTTTGGCAATGATATTATACTTTGGGCTTCTTTTCACGGTCGGAACTTGAGGAGAAGGTACTTTTAACTTCTTTGAGCTGATTTGGTCTGGAGGAGAAGGTGATGCAGATCTGAATTGACGCTTTAACGATGGAGCATCCATGAAGTCGTCGTCAGAGAGAGCGGCTGGAGCAGGAGGTTGTCTTTTTAAACGACAAGCTAAAGCCTTTCTGCGAACACGATGGATTGGGGCTGGCTGAGGCTCATTCTGTTCCTGATTTTGAGGAATATCACCTTGGTGAGCTGAGCTGCTGGATCTTGTACGTCTGGAAATGTCAATTGAAAAAACCTCCTGACTGGATTCAATAGTTAATCTTTTTGGATTACTGGGCGGGCGATCAACAGACTTCATGACTAAATAATGAATAAATCTGTAGAAAAAGGAagttgtttttaaatactttgatTTATGCAAGAATATATGCCAGAAAAAAACTAATTTTTACTATAACTATCTGAAATGCGTACTATATAGTGCTAAATGGAATTACATGACTTAAACTACCTTTTACATTTAGCTAAAATAAAAGCCTTTATGCATCAACTAACTATACAACATATTTTAATAACTGGTTCGTAGTAATAAaaacatttagctcaaataacatGAATATGTAAATAACATTTGCTTAAATAACAGTATCtgtatgtatttatatataaTTAACAGGCGTGTAAACTAATTATGCAAGTAAATATAACAATTCAAATATGCTTAATACCTGTTCACAAACTTGTGTATGAATGAGCATACACATTACTGCCAATATGCATATGTATCAAATCCAATGGGTatattttatatataataaaacagATGTGTACACAAAATTATTTAATTGAATGGGCATAAAAAGTAATGAGGATATGCATATAAATGATATACAATAAGCATATCATTTATAATAAAACAAATGTTTAAACAAATGTATGTGAAACAAATCGTTGGAGTAAATGTGCATAAAGAATACTGACTATATGCATGTATAATAAAACAAATGTTTAAACAAATGACTCAAGTGATTGTGCATAAACAGTACTGaggatatgcatatatatcaaatacAAATAAGCATATTTGATAATAAAATATATGTGAAACAAATCATtaaagtaaatgtgcataaagagtactgactatatgcatatataataaaccaaatatgtaaacaaatgaATCAGGTGAATGTGCATAAACAGAACTGAAGATATGCATAAATATTACATACAAACAGCATATATATATTACTTGGGTTGTATAAAAGTACTATCTGCTAACTAATCAGTAAATACCTAATCCACAGCCTTTGCCTAAATACAGAATGTCGGGCGATAGTAGGAATACAGAATAAATACACATACCCTAATATCGGGGCTCCTAAACATAAAACAGATGCAATGCGCGATGAAATTACCCGATTATAGTGATGTATAAGCGGATACAAATCACACATTTAGCTGGATAATAAGGGTTACCATCAAATCCACTTCAAAATCGACAGATAGGGCTCAAAAACTCGACGGCAAACTCGGGGTATTTCAATCTGGGATTACCTGGAACTTCTTGAATCGGCTCCAATGCTGGGAGATTGAAGGATGTAAGGAGTAATGGAATGGCGCTGGATTGGAGCGGCGGAGGATTGGCGCTGCGCTGGTTTGGAGACGCTGAAATCGCCAGGGGAGTCGCCTCCCACGAAAGGAAACTCTGCGCGGCTGGGGTTTTCTTCAAATGGCCGCTGGTTTATCTCCGTTGAATGCGCGAGTACGGTTTTAGAAACAGGAAACGTGGGAGAGGTGGCTGGTTCACGGGGGTAACGGCGCCGTGACTGTGCCCAGTTGACTCGGTGTGGTTCAACCAAAATGCCCATGTTGActagcctgggcttcctttattattggaagcccagggctcttaatatataaactatatatatatatatatatataaggctATTTGGAGTCCTGAGCTTCCAAATATATGGTGAAAGCCTCAGTCGTCCCCTGTACCACCCGACCCCCCCACCACGCCCATATCTCTCCATGTGTGACTTTTGTTTCTATTTGCATGCTCAACAAAATTGGAAGGCATACGTACAAATTTAGGAGATGGTTTGACATAAAGAAACAAAAAAAATCTGATTTGAATGTTTTATctgtccataaatataggatctctataacagccatgcaactaatcTCGTTATAAACATTTTAgggtatatactgatactaattatgctacacgatgtaggtatttatgcaatacaATACGCCGCATAAAAAATTAGTTTCCTACTGTATGtgtacaaatttaggatgacaataaTGTGTGTTGAGGGAaaatggattgacatgcatggaaacaaaaaatctgatttaaatgttttatttctcCCATAAATATAGGATATATACGAACAATCGTGCAGCTAgactcgttagaaccagtttacgATATATAGTGATGTTAATTATGCTAAACAATTTAGATATTTATGCAGTGTACTACACCGCGTAAAAATCGGTTTCCTTTAGCATGCACACAAATTTAGTATGTCAAAAAATGTGCGTTGAAAGGAAATAaattggcatgcatggaaaccAAAAAATCTAATTTAAATTGTTAATTTCATCAAAAAATAGGATCTCTCCAACAGTCAATGCAGCTAAGCTCGTTGGAACCAGATTATGACATattctgatactaaatatgctacgcggtgtagatatttatgtaGTGTGGTACACCGCGTAAAAAAATTGTTTCCTGCTGCATGTGCACAGATTTATGATGGTAAGAATGTGCGTCGAAAGGAAATGGATTGACATGTATGGAAacaaaaatctgatttaaatgatttatttcgtccataaaaataggatctctaTAACAATCATGCATCTAGGCTCATTACAAACAATTTATGATATATACGGATACTAATTATTCTACACAGTGAAGGTATTTATGCATTATGGTATACTGCTTAAAAATTGGCATACGGGTCACTGTTTGGACGTATCTCCATGTTCGATCGTAAAAACCTTTAATTTTGAGTGTAAAACTTCTCAGTTTTGATCGTAAATATCGAGCTAACGTAAATGTTAGAAACCTCATCTACACACTAGGTTAGATAACGAGATAATGCATACAAAACCATAAACATTTGCGTAAaatgtgtgaaagggaaataggatttaacattttcctataaatatttttggtggttgaatgcccaacataaatattagactaactagtttgctctagattatatattctacaggtgaataaaggttcaacacaaactaataaaagattaaagaaagggttcaaaaacaaaggagcaaagaaactaagagtgccctggtctggcgcaccggacagtgtccggtgcaccaggaccgtacaactccaaactcaccaccctcgggtttctctgggcatgctccgctataattcactggactgtccggtgcaccagcggagcaacggctctttggcgcaacggtcgactgcaaaagcgcggATCAGATGAACAGTGCACGAACAgtgcgtgcagaagtcagagcagtcgctagaggcgcaccggacagtgaacagtacctgtccggtgcggcaccggactgtccggtgccactagaagacaaagcctccaacggtcagaagctcccgaaccctaacggttgggtgacgtggctggctcaccggactgtccggtgcgcccatcgacagcagcctgccccaacggctatttggtggttgagggctataaatacccccaaccactacCACTCCAAGcgtccaagtttccagcacttcacattcaatacaagagctagtgcattcactcctagacacaattcaaaagaatcaaagcctctccaagtcccaaattcactccaaacacctagtgactagagagagtgttttgttcgtgttctttgagctcttgttcttggatcgctttcttcttcctcattcttgttctctaagtgacttgtaatcaaagcaagagacaccaagtgtgtggtggtccttgcggggtctaagtgactcgtttgattaaggagaaagctcactcggtctaggtgaccatttgagaaagggaaatggttgaaagagacccggtctttgtgaccacctctacggggactaggttctttagaaccgaacctcggtaaaacaaatcaccgtgttcatccgctttatttcttgattgatttgttttccccctctctcccggacttgatattcgttctaacgctaaccccggcttgtagtgtgtgcttaagtttataatttttagattccgcctattcacccccactctaggcgactttcaattggtatcagagcccggtacttcatttagagtctgaccacttgaagtgatgtcgggaggatccgccaagagggagatggaaaccggcgagaaggccataagccacgggaaggctttatcaagggagtccggcgccaaaggcaaggaggaatcccctccccgcgtcaagtcgcttcggagtggcgacaagaagaagaagatgaagaaagtggtctactacaagaccgactctttgtcgccctccacatccggctccgacgcggtgtccgtcacttctaagcgccatgagcgcaagaagtatagtaagatgccacttcgttatcctcgtatttctaaacgcgctcctttactttccgttccattaggcaaaccaccatgttttgatggtgaagattattgtatgtggagtgataaaatgagacatcatctaacctcactccacgcaagcatatgggacattgttgaatttggagcgcaggtacctaccgtaggggacgaggactatgacttggacgaggtcgcccaaatctggcactttaactcccaagccactactatactcctcgcatctctatgtcgagaggagtataataaggtgcaagggttaaagagtgctagAGAGATTTGGGACattctaaagaccgcgcacgaaggaatgaggtgaccaagatcaccaagcgggagacgatcgagggggagctcggtcgattcgtcctcaaccaaggagaggagccacaagcaatgtacaaccggctcaagaccttggtcaaccaagtgcgcaacctcgagagcacaaaatgggatgaccatgagatggtcaaggttattctaagatccctcgtatttcgtaatcctactcaagttcaattaatacatggtgatcctagatataagctaatgtctctcgaggaggtgattgggaagtttgtgagctttgaactaatgatcaaaggctccaaacacatcgtcgactTAGAGCAAGGCagcacctcaacacccgaggtgcaacccgtcgcattcaaagcgatagaagagaagaaagaagagtctacatcaagtaggctccccatcgacgcctccaatctcgacaatgaagaaatggcgcttatcatcaaaagcttttgccaaatcctcaagcaaatgagggggaaggactagaaaccctgctccaaaagggtgtgctacaagtgtggtaagcccggtcattttatcgctaaatgcccaatgtctagtgatagtgacagggacaacgacaagagggggaagaagaaggagaagaagaggtactacaatgtaacacccactttgtaataatatgaatagagaaaacaatttctccttatgccagtttaacctttgtgcatcatcacatgt
Proteins encoded:
- the LOC103655113 gene encoding uncharacterized protein; translated protein: MSIINFGGFGGSVLDVVQSFGPNKCLENTFMQGFIDCIRQDDVLYNPDSVINTLILNVNVGTVLNIEEFEQHSSNPQPFTTTLLKEHLEPTLPSDDVLNQIKLILVPMLRRGHWTLYAINFERRRIDILDSNPYGTLLGGTTWKQIHNDQMMINGTKIPWSRLIMRRLSIALHEARPESTVPKFGNYKIGLLPNCPTMTPGSNDCGFFVANFLRYYDFDDGHLSEFYTPDEPLDQRAFVLHYLTFHRNNMVAPLPAELLPFKYSPRRRRCLKAKT
- the LOC109945677 gene encoding uncharacterized protein; this translates as MKSVDRPPSNPKRLTIESSQEVFSIDISRRTRSSSSAHQGDIPQNQEQNEPQPAPIHRVRRKALACRLKRQPPAPAALSDDDFMDAPSLKRQFRSASPSPPDQISSKKLKVPSPQVPTVKRSPKYNIIAKKNSPKKKSPVKSQKLNIRCIPLDVIVSSWIMSDRQRDAVARLGFSSIFDLRTDALESRSLIRWLMDKLDPNDMTIRPGAGKELKITKDTVHLILGLPCAGGGREFTDWYGEIDAAANLRRHLNVCKEEFDVVKLQDKIVLGNDDELSIRCFFLILFNRLLFPSASWGITNNEVLMTSNMARMADIDWCQLVYTDLCDAATHSLS